In Apostichopus japonicus isolate 1M-3 chromosome 3, ASM3797524v1, whole genome shotgun sequence, a single genomic region encodes these proteins:
- the LOC139959076 gene encoding anamorsin homolog, which translates to MASNVSAGDVVLLVWCEGQSPERVKELVERLQEKVGSSGQVKIENAERLKHSAHPSSSIDIALLGALNPVLNHHDEEILSEVVRVLRPSGRLHVKEPTVTTANGSDLRTKEKLISALTLSGFVNISEATVEKLNTEEEETVSKQYKVEKDKVQLVAVSCTKPNYEVGSSSSLSIRLPKQLKLETKTVTADVTNVWTLSSADMGDDDLNIIDEDDLLEDEDLLKPSADSLKADCGPGKKKACKNCSCGLAEELANGDSKPVKTKPVTSACGSCYLGDAFRCASCPYLGMPAFKPGEKIALSNRQLNADA; encoded by the exons ATGGCATCAAATGTTTCAGCTGGAGATGTCGTGCTTCTTGTTTGGTGTGAAGGTCAATCACCAGAGAGGGTGAAAGAATTAGTGGAAAGGCTCCAGGAGAAAGTTGGATCAAGTGGTCAAGTGAAGATAGAGAATGCTGAAAGACTTAAACATT CTGCTCACCCCTCCTCAAGCATCGATATTGCCCTCCTTGGTGCGCTGAATCCTGTGTTAAATCATCATGATGAAGAGATTCTCAGTGAAGTGGTGAGAGTGTTACGTCCAAGTGGCAGGCTCCATGTCAAAGAACCCACAGTTACCACAG CCAATGGATCAGATTTACGAACGAAAGAGAAGTTAATTTCAGCCCTCACGCTATCTGGATTTGTGAATATTTCTGAG GCTACAGTTGAGAAGCTCAACACAGAGGAAGAGGAGACAGTATCCAAGCAATACAAAGTCGAGAAAGATAAAGTCCAGCTGGTGGCTGTCTCCTGTACCAAACCAAACTACGAGGTTGGATCAAGCTCATCATTATCCATCAGACTTCCCAAGCAGCTCAAACTTG AAACAAAGACAGTGACAGCTGATGTGACCAATGTGTGGACGTTGTCATCTGCTGACATGGGGGACGATGACCTG AACATCATTGATGAAGACGATCTATTAGAGGATGAAGATTTGTTGAAACCCAGCGCAGACTCCTTAAAAG CTGATTGTGGACCTGGCAAGAAAAAGGCTTGCAAAAACTG TTCTTGTGGTCTAGCAGAAGAGCTTGCAAATGGTGATAGCAAACCTGTCAAAACAAAACCAGTAACATCAGCATGTGGAAGT TGTTACCTTGGAGATGCCTTCCGATGTGCCAGTTGCCCATACCTTGGTATGCCTGCTTTCAAACCCGGTGAAAAGATTGCCCTTAGCAACCGCCAGTTGAATGCTGATGCATAA
- the LOC139959085 gene encoding inositol monophosphatase 1-like yields the protein MACHINAHASFNKDINMGSDYNIEEFIKTAEELAREAGVLVRDAYKKDKAVESKSCAVDLVTETDTKVEELLISRLRKKYPTHKFIGEESTVSGEPCLWTDDPTWIIDPVDGTMNFVHSFPFVGICIGLSIKKEIVGGVVYNPIYDEMFQAIKGKGAFCNNKPIKVSSQNDLKLSLFITEVGFNSQEMLDVKVANYKSLLEAGIRGFRSLGSAALNMCHIARGSAELYYEYGIHCWDMAAASIIVTEAGGVVMDTTGGPLDIMNRRCVAASSGSLVKEFTKHVKHLQLQRD from the exons atggcttgccatataaACGCACACGCTTCATTTAACAAGGATATCAATATGGGCAGTGATTACAACATCGAAGAATTCATTAAGACTGCAGAAGAGCTAGCTCGCGAAGCTGGAgtt CTAGTGAGAGATGCATATAAGAAGGACAAAGCAGTGGAAAGCAAAAGCTGTGCTGTGGATCTGGTGACAGAAACCGATACAAAAGTTGAGGAGCTTCTGATCAGccgtttaagaaaaaaatatcctACGCACAA ATTCATAGGAGAAGAGTCGACTGTCAGTGGTGAACCATGCTTATGGACAGACGATCCCACATGGATCATAGATCCAGTAGATGGTACTATGAATTTTGTACACAG TTTTCCATTTGTAGGTATCTGTATCGGTTTGTcgataaagaaagaaatagttGGAGGGGTGGTCTACAACCCAATCTATGATGAAATGTTCCAAGCAATCAAAGGCAAGGGTGCCTTCTGCAATAATAAACCAATTAAAGTCTCCAGTCAGAATG ATTTGAAATTGTCGCTTTTCATAACAGAGGTGGGTTTCAATAGCCAGGAAATGTTGGACGTGAAAGTTGCGAATTACAAGTCCCTGTTAGAAGCAGGTATAAGAGG GTTCAGGTCGTTAGGGTCTGCTGCCCTCAATATGTGTCACATTGCTAGAGGGAGCGCAGAGCTTTACTATGAGTACGGAATCCATTGCTGGGACATGGCTGCTGCATCCATCATAGTCACAGAGGCAGGAGGGGTAGTAATGGACACTACAG GTGGTCCCTTGGACATCATGAACAGGAGATGTGTGGCTGCCAGCTCAGGGAGTCTTGTAAAAGAATTTACAAAGCACGTAAAGCACCTCCAATTACAGAGAGATTAA